From the genome of Thermoflexus hugenholtzii, one region includes:
- a CDS encoding carbon-nitrogen hydrolase family protein — MREITVAAVQMDARLNEMEDNLSRMAEWIARVASEQRVDLIVFPELVTTGYECGARFTEWAQRIPGPSTHRIAQRAREFGVHVVFGMAVRERVETILYNSAVVIGPDGETLGVYHKVHLKGEERLLFRGGYRFPVFETGFGWLGVLLGWDLLFPEAARVLALSGAELLAVPAAWEQPLREEWRIVTRARALENTFFLVAANRVGKEVTYEFVGDSMILGPRGQVFASLDEPMEGYVVARIDLEEVRRQREELQVLQARQPNSYRLLAKPY, encoded by the coding sequence ATGCGCGAAATCACCGTGGCAGCTGTGCAAATGGACGCGCGTCTGAACGAAATGGAAGACAACCTGTCCCGCATGGCGGAATGGATCGCCCGGGTCGCCAGCGAGCAGCGGGTCGATCTGATCGTCTTCCCTGAGCTGGTGACCACGGGCTACGAATGCGGCGCCCGCTTCACCGAATGGGCCCAGCGGATCCCCGGTCCCTCCACCCACCGCATCGCCCAGCGGGCAAGAGAGTTCGGGGTCCACGTGGTGTTCGGGATGGCCGTCCGGGAACGGGTGGAGACCATCCTCTACAACTCCGCGGTGGTGATCGGGCCGGATGGGGAAACCCTGGGGGTTTACCATAAGGTGCACCTGAAGGGGGAGGAGCGGCTGCTCTTCCGGGGCGGCTACCGGTTCCCTGTCTTCGAGACCGGTTTCGGATGGCTGGGGGTGTTGCTGGGGTGGGACCTCCTGTTCCCGGAGGCCGCCCGGGTGCTGGCCCTCAGCGGGGCGGAGCTCCTGGCGGTCCCGGCGGCCTGGGAGCAGCCCTTGCGGGAGGAATGGCGGATTGTGACCCGGGCCCGGGCGCTGGAGAACACGTTCTTCCTGGTGGCGGCCAACCGCGTCGGCAAGGAGGTGACTTACGAGTTCGTCGGCGACTCCATGATCCTCGGGCCGCGGGGTCAGGTCTTCGCCTCCCTGGATGAGCCGATGGAGGGCTACGTGGTGGCCCGCATCGACCTGGAGGAGGTCCGTCGCCAGCGGGAAGAGCTTCAGGTCCTCCAGGCCCGCCAGCCCAACAGCTATCGGCTCCTGGCCAAGCCCTACTGA
- a CDS encoding CDP-alcohol phosphatidyltransferase family protein — protein sequence MGAERWRAWAEPILARLARGLDSLGIHPNAVTVLGFLLSLGAGLLVGLGLRWGAAALWALSGLCDALDGSLARLSGKASPAGAFLDSTLDRYSDGAILLGIGAAWQRAGAPWGGWVAGFALLGALMVSYARARGEGLGLSLREGFFTRLERFFLILLALLTGWYGPLLLLFALLAHLAALQRAARALRMLHARSPSERSP from the coding sequence ATGGGTGCGGAGCGATGGCGGGCGTGGGCGGAGCCGATCCTGGCCCGGCTGGCCCGCGGGCTGGATTCGCTGGGGATCCATCCGAACGCGGTGACGGTCCTGGGTTTCCTGCTCAGCCTGGGAGCCGGGCTGCTGGTCGGCCTGGGGCTCCGATGGGGTGCCGCGGCGCTCTGGGCCCTCAGCGGGCTCTGTGACGCCCTGGATGGGTCGCTGGCCCGCCTCTCCGGCAAGGCCTCCCCGGCGGGGGCTTTCCTGGATTCCACGCTGGATCGTTACAGCGATGGGGCGATCCTGCTCGGCATCGGGGCGGCCTGGCAACGGGCCGGCGCCCCGTGGGGCGGATGGGTGGCCGGGTTCGCGCTCCTGGGCGCCCTGATGGTCAGCTACGCCCGTGCCCGCGGGGAGGGGCTGGGCCTCTCCCTCCGGGAGGGCTTCTTCACCCGGCTGGAGCGCTTCTTCCTGATCCTCCTGGCCCTCCTCACCGGCTGGTATGGGCCGTTGCTGCTGCTTTTCGCCCTCCTGGCCCACCTGGCCGCCTTGCAGCGGGCCGCACGGGCGCTGCGGATGCTTCACGCTCGCTCCCCTTCTGAGCGTTCACCGTGA
- a CDS encoding ABC transporter ATP-binding protein — protein sequence MIQAEGLRKTFGDITAVEEVSLEVRPGEIVALLGPNGAGKTTTVRMLAALLRPTAGRALVAGYDVLRQPEEVRRRVGLLTELPGLYLRMTGYEYLAFFADLYEVPRPLLKQRLEAWLDRLELRGALHQRIATYSKGMRQKLALLRAFLPLPPVFLLDEPTSAMDPQSAQVAREMIRSLAQEGHAVLLCTHNLYEAEALAHRIAILCRGRIIVEGTPQALRDRFLGPPVYELRLAAPAGQVLELLPEGLAVVEWGSHWVRYRASDPERENPRVLQALLAHGLPVVSLSEVPRPLEDLYLRILNGAAPPASPDPAARSEGEHACRS from the coding sequence GTGATCCAGGCGGAAGGGCTTCGCAAGACCTTTGGGGACATCACCGCCGTGGAGGAGGTCTCCCTGGAGGTGCGCCCGGGGGAGATCGTGGCCCTCCTGGGCCCCAACGGCGCCGGCAAAACCACCACCGTCCGGATGCTGGCCGCGTTGCTGCGGCCGACGGCCGGCCGGGCCCTGGTCGCCGGCTACGACGTCCTGCGCCAGCCCGAGGAGGTCCGCCGGCGGGTCGGGCTGCTGACCGAGTTGCCCGGCCTCTACCTGCGGATGACCGGCTACGAGTATCTCGCTTTCTTCGCGGATCTCTACGAGGTCCCCCGTCCGCTCCTGAAGCAACGGCTGGAGGCCTGGCTGGACCGCCTGGAGCTCCGCGGCGCCCTCCACCAGCGCATCGCCACGTATTCCAAAGGGATGCGCCAGAAGCTGGCGCTGTTGCGAGCGTTCCTCCCCTTGCCGCCCGTTTTCCTGCTGGACGAGCCCACCTCGGCGATGGATCCGCAGAGCGCCCAGGTGGCCCGGGAGATGATCCGCAGCCTGGCGCAAGAAGGTCATGCCGTTCTGCTGTGCACCCATAATCTCTACGAGGCCGAGGCCCTGGCCCACCGCATCGCCATCCTCTGCCGCGGCCGGATCATCGTGGAGGGCACCCCTCAGGCGCTGCGGGACCGCTTCCTGGGGCCGCCGGTCTACGAGCTGCGTCTCGCCGCGCCGGCGGGGCAGGTCCTGGAGCTCCTCCCGGAGGGCCTCGCCGTTGTGGAATGGGGAAGCCACTGGGTTCGCTACCGGGCCTCGGATCCGGAGCGGGAGAACCCGCGGGTGTTGCAAGCGTTGCTGGCCCACGGCCTGCCGGTGGTCTCCCTGTCCGAAGTCCCTCGCCCCCTGGAGGACCTCTACCTCCGCATCCTGAACGGGGCCGCTCCGCCCGCTTCACCGGATCCAGCGGCCCGATCCGAGGGAGAGCACGCATGCCGCTCGTGA
- a CDS encoding stage II sporulation protein M, translating into MPLVNEGTGLRDLGKRGQRWLRGAWVIFRRDLLDILRDWRLVSPLVLLLLIFPVLALLSAEAATRYMAQFGAQLVAERLLPFLALATGFLPLTVCLIIPLETFVGEKERRTLEPLLAAPVSDLQLYVGKGLAALIVPTVTSLLGVTLYLLILIARRALPPDPALLLSLYGILSLHAVVMVAGAIVISTQSYSVRGANLLASFIILPLSMLLVFESSLLFWGSYRMLMIILCILLAYAVLLVRMGVALFNREQLLSAEFDTLDLRGMARGFWQALRIGDPEGLPRSGWDGLWGPIRRSGGALATLALLGLMGFALGWSLTPGIGSLPAEAILERLGPGGQNLSRSLAFPLTAWGIFIHNLRAVLVNTLLGALSLGLWVAFYPVGLMGFIGMLLRMLFTIDPSLGMAGILAVLPHGLVELPAVGLVFAGALRLSLTLLTPPHPRSLRDRLLLALADWIKLFGLAIPLLLLAAWIEAYLTPHLVLGWLAARLP; encoded by the coding sequence ATGCCGCTCGTGAACGAGGGGACGGGGCTCCGGGATCTGGGAAAGCGAGGTCAACGCTGGCTGCGGGGGGCGTGGGTGATCTTCCGGCGGGATCTGCTGGACATCCTGCGGGACTGGCGGCTGGTCTCGCCCCTGGTCCTGCTCCTGTTGATCTTTCCGGTGCTGGCCCTGCTCTCCGCGGAGGCCGCGACCCGCTACATGGCTCAGTTCGGCGCCCAGCTGGTGGCGGAACGCCTGCTGCCGTTCCTGGCCCTGGCGACCGGCTTCCTGCCCCTGACGGTCTGTCTCATCATCCCTCTGGAGACCTTCGTGGGGGAGAAGGAACGGCGGACCCTGGAGCCGCTGCTGGCGGCCCCCGTGAGCGACCTGCAGCTCTATGTCGGCAAGGGGCTGGCCGCCCTCATCGTCCCCACCGTCACCTCGCTGCTCGGAGTCACCTTATATCTGCTCATCCTCATCGCGCGGCGCGCCCTTCCTCCGGATCCGGCGCTCCTCCTCTCCCTTTACGGCATCCTGAGCCTGCACGCGGTGGTGATGGTGGCAGGGGCCATCGTGATCTCCACCCAATCCTACAGCGTGCGCGGAGCCAACCTCCTGGCCAGCTTCATCATCCTCCCTCTCTCGATGCTGCTGGTTTTCGAATCGTCCCTTCTCTTCTGGGGCAGCTACCGGATGCTGATGATCATCCTGTGCATCCTGCTCGCCTACGCCGTCCTGCTGGTCCGGATGGGAGTCGCCCTGTTCAACCGGGAGCAGCTGCTCAGCGCGGAGTTCGACACCCTGGATCTGCGGGGGATGGCGCGGGGGTTCTGGCAGGCGCTACGGATAGGAGATCCCGAGGGGTTGCCGCGAAGCGGATGGGATGGGCTCTGGGGGCCGATCCGCCGCTCCGGAGGGGCGCTGGCGACCCTGGCCCTCCTGGGGCTGATGGGGTTCGCCCTCGGGTGGTCCTTGACGCCCGGGATAGGCTCCCTCCCCGCGGAGGCGATCCTGGAACGGCTGGGGCCCGGCGGGCAGAACCTCTCGCGCTCGCTGGCCTTCCCGCTGACGGCGTGGGGGATCTTCATCCACAACCTGCGGGCGGTGCTGGTGAACACCCTCCTGGGGGCCCTCAGCCTGGGCCTGTGGGTGGCCTTCTACCCGGTGGGATTGATGGGGTTCATCGGGATGCTGCTCCGCATGCTCTTCACCATCGATCCCTCGCTGGGGATGGCGGGGATCCTGGCCGTGCTCCCCCACGGGCTCGTCGAGCTGCCCGCCGTCGGCCTGGTGTTCGCGGGCGCGTTACGCCTGAGCCTGACGCTGCTCACCCCGCCGCATCCCCGGAGCCTGCGGGATCGCCTGCTGCTGGCTCTGGCGGATTGGATCAAGCTCTTTGGGCTGGCGATCCCGCTGCTCCTGCTGGCGGCCTGGATCGAAGCCTATTTGACCCCCCATCTGGTTCTCGGATGGCTCGCGGCTCGGCTCCCCTGA
- a CDS encoding energy-coupling factor transporter transmembrane protein EcfT, whose amino-acid sequence MLVTWPYRRRGSFLEAFDPRARLLAALSLMLSTLFFWDVRVLAGLWGLALLYFRLNRLTWRETRRAWLFTGFVAFVFVFITFLTGRGGFEVYQTERLLARLTLPISLFGWTPAIPITVERLFFALSQMCRMGTVITAAILIPYTLDPSQYGVVFRGLGLPDKIAYAMDLAFRFIPTLGRDAMQTMDAQRARGYELENVRGGPIAQIRRLAPLVVPVTLHALMAAEDIIDAMDLRAFGVGRRTWLTELRFRRHDFLLLGLSAALFFGSMAAAALGFGRFWTP is encoded by the coding sequence GTGCTGGTGACATGGCCCTATCGACGGCGGGGCAGCTTCCTGGAGGCCTTCGACCCGCGGGCCCGTCTGCTCGCCGCCCTCTCGTTGATGCTCTCCACCCTCTTCTTCTGGGACGTGCGGGTGCTGGCGGGCCTGTGGGGCCTGGCCCTCCTCTACTTCCGGCTGAACCGGCTGACCTGGCGGGAAACCCGTCGGGCTTGGCTGTTCACCGGCTTCGTGGCCTTCGTGTTCGTGTTCATCACTTTCCTGACCGGCCGTGGAGGCTTCGAAGTCTATCAGACGGAGCGGCTGCTGGCCCGCCTGACCCTGCCGATCTCCCTGTTCGGATGGACCCCGGCCATCCCCATCACGGTGGAGCGCCTCTTCTTCGCCCTCAGCCAGATGTGCCGGATGGGGACGGTGATCACCGCGGCCATCCTGATCCCCTACACCCTGGATCCCTCCCAGTATGGCGTGGTCTTCCGGGGCCTGGGTCTGCCGGACAAGATCGCTTACGCCATGGACCTGGCCTTCCGCTTCATCCCCACCCTGGGACGGGACGCCATGCAAACCATGGATGCCCAGCGGGCTCGGGGGTATGAGCTGGAGAACGTGCGCGGCGGCCCCATCGCCCAAATCCGGCGCCTCGCCCCCCTGGTGGTCCCGGTCACCCTGCACGCCCTGATGGCCGCCGAAGACATCATCGACGCGATGGACCTGCGGGCCTTCGGCGTGGGACGCCGCACCTGGCTGACGGAGCTGCGGTTCCGGCGCCACGATTTCCTCCTCCTGGGCCTCAGCGCCGCCCTGTTCTTCGGGTCCATGGCCGCCGCCGCCCTGGGCTTCGGCCGGTTCTGGACGCCGTGA
- a CDS encoding ECF transporter S component: MARKALTWLILLIVVVLLMALASLMTGPEGVRLQGFGWLLWVAIGAVIVYIVYFATADHPAWQIGTREVVYMAIGAALYGVFSYLFNGTVFVVPSVSQVALRPAIVFPVFFGYVFGPAVGFFTGAVGNILGDFLTGWGVFPAWDIGNGLIGLVAGLPVILGRERALNILTGLVAVVGVALSLWAMTTEIESPFFGGPLSPLMRWVPLIGAALVVALRFALGRNIALASVIVWGAVANIVGIGFAAIADIWINGYPPAVALLGEFVPAAGPNILHAAILTPLLVGAYNALQQQLGRGAGVA, encoded by the coding sequence ATGGCGCGCAAAGCTCTGACCTGGTTGATCTTATTGATCGTGGTCGTCCTGTTGATGGCGCTGGCCAGCCTGATGACCGGGCCGGAGGGAGTTCGGCTACAGGGCTTCGGCTGGCTGCTCTGGGTGGCCATCGGGGCCGTGATCGTCTACATCGTCTACTTCGCCACCGCGGATCATCCGGCCTGGCAGATCGGCACCCGTGAGGTGGTGTATATGGCCATCGGCGCTGCCCTCTACGGCGTCTTTTCGTATCTTTTCAACGGCACCGTCTTCGTGGTCCCCTCGGTGAGTCAGGTGGCGCTGCGCCCGGCCATCGTCTTCCCGGTCTTCTTCGGCTACGTCTTCGGGCCCGCTGTCGGCTTCTTCACCGGGGCCGTGGGCAACATCCTGGGGGACTTCCTTACCGGATGGGGGGTGTTCCCCGCCTGGGACATCGGGAACGGCCTGATCGGCCTGGTGGCCGGGCTGCCGGTGATCCTGGGGCGTGAGCGGGCTTTGAACATCCTCACCGGCCTCGTGGCGGTGGTGGGCGTCGCGCTGAGCCTGTGGGCGATGACCACCGAGATTGAGAGCCCCTTCTTCGGCGGACCCCTCAGCCCGCTGATGCGCTGGGTGCCGCTGATCGGGGCGGCGCTGGTGGTGGCCCTCCGGTTCGCGCTGGGGCGGAACATCGCCCTGGCCTCGGTGATCGTCTGGGGAGCGGTGGCCAACATCGTGGGCATCGGCTTCGCGGCCATCGCCGACATCTGGATCAATGGCTATCCGCCCGCGGTGGCCCTGCTCGGGGAGTTCGTGCCGGCAGCGGGACCGAACATCCTCCACGCGGCCATCCTCACCCCGTTGCTGGTGGGCGCCTACAACGCCCTGCAGCAGCAACTGGGCCGGGGCGCCGGGGTGGCATGA
- a CDS encoding ABC transporter ATP-binding protein: MGPILEVHELTFRYAARPQPAIHDLSFALEEGEMALIAGPSGCGKSTLLRALNGLIPRSYKGELRGTIRIGGHDPRAWPMARLSQQVGTLLQDPERQIVAADVLHDVAFGLENLGWPRAKILERVEEVLHALGIAHLRDRPTFQLSGGEKQRVALAGVLAMAPRILLLDEPLASLDPQSAQEALAVFRQLHREGHTILLVEHRVEDALQAGPRRVLYLEDGRLVFDGDPESFFERVDPTAVKVPFRVWLQRWSTLKGRPTPGVEIPPASPNAPPLVVFEDVSFGYGDGPDVLRGIQAEIRKGDSLAILGPNGAGKTTLLKLAMGLLKPRRGRVWVGGKETRAQTVASIARTIGYVFQSPSHMLFAPTVWEEVAFGPRNLGRPPHQVEADVRWALEQVGLLDQARSSPWALSFGQQKRVTIASVLSMRSRILVMDEPTAGQDYQTCMRLMNAIAELVFGTAQAADALVFITHDLDLALSFANRIWVMADGQLIADGPPEAVLSDPEVMRRGRLVPTSLLEANRQHLPRTGRFMRADRLCAWLQGVD, encoded by the coding sequence ATGGGTCCGATCCTGGAGGTTCACGAGCTCACGTTCCGTTATGCGGCGCGGCCGCAGCCGGCCATCCATGACCTCTCGTTCGCCCTGGAGGAGGGGGAGATGGCCTTGATAGCCGGCCCGAGCGGCTGCGGGAAGAGCACCCTCCTGCGGGCGTTGAACGGGCTGATCCCCCGCAGCTACAAAGGGGAGCTGCGAGGCACCATCCGCATCGGGGGCCACGATCCCCGCGCATGGCCCATGGCCCGGCTCTCCCAGCAGGTGGGAACCCTGCTTCAGGATCCGGAGCGTCAGATTGTGGCCGCCGACGTGCTGCACGATGTGGCCTTCGGGCTGGAGAACCTGGGCTGGCCACGGGCGAAGATCCTGGAGCGGGTGGAGGAGGTCCTGCACGCCCTGGGGATCGCCCATCTGCGTGATCGTCCCACGTTCCAGCTCTCCGGGGGGGAGAAGCAGCGGGTGGCCCTGGCGGGGGTGCTGGCCATGGCCCCGCGCATCCTGTTGCTGGACGAGCCGCTCGCTTCCCTGGATCCCCAGAGCGCCCAGGAGGCCCTGGCGGTCTTCCGCCAGCTTCATCGGGAGGGTCATACCATCCTCCTGGTGGAGCATCGGGTGGAGGATGCCCTCCAGGCGGGCCCCAGGCGGGTGCTGTATTTGGAGGACGGACGCTTGGTCTTCGATGGGGATCCAGAGTCCTTCTTCGAACGTGTGGATCCGACCGCGGTGAAGGTTCCATTCCGGGTCTGGCTCCAGCGCTGGTCGACGCTGAAGGGGCGCCCGACGCCGGGGGTGGAGATCCCCCCGGCCTCTCCTAACGCGCCCCCGCTGGTGGTCTTCGAGGACGTGTCCTTCGGCTACGGCGATGGCCCGGACGTGTTGCGGGGGATCCAGGCGGAGATCCGGAAAGGGGACAGCCTGGCCATCCTCGGCCCCAATGGCGCGGGCAAGACGACATTGCTGAAGCTGGCCATGGGGCTGCTCAAGCCCCGAAGGGGCCGGGTCTGGGTCGGAGGAAAGGAGACGCGGGCGCAGACGGTGGCCAGCATCGCCCGCACCATCGGCTATGTGTTCCAGAGCCCCAGCCATATGCTCTTCGCCCCCACGGTGTGGGAGGAGGTGGCCTTCGGGCCCCGGAACCTGGGCCGCCCTCCCCATCAGGTCGAAGCCGACGTCCGCTGGGCCCTGGAACAGGTTGGGTTGCTGGACCAGGCCCGCTCCTCCCCATGGGCCCTGAGTTTCGGTCAGCAGAAGCGAGTGACCATCGCTTCGGTCCTCAGCATGCGGAGCCGGATCCTGGTGATGGACGAGCCCACGGCGGGCCAGGACTATCAGACCTGCATGCGCTTGATGAACGCCATCGCCGAGCTGGTCTTCGGGACGGCCCAGGCAGCGGACGCCCTGGTGTTCATCACCCATGATCTGGATCTGGCCCTCTCCTTCGCCAATCGCATCTGGGTGATGGCGGATGGTCAGCTGATCGCCGACGGCCCCCCGGAGGCCGTGTTGAGCGATCCGGAGGTGATGCGCCGGGGGCGGTTGGTCCCGACCTCTCTGCTGGAGGCGAACCGCCAGCATCTTCCCCGAACCGGCCGCTTCATGCGGGCCGATCGTCTGTGCGCCTGGCTCCAGGGTGTTGATTGA
- a CDS encoding pyridoxal phosphate-dependent aminotransferase: MRLAERMSRLGTETAFEVLARAKALEAQGREIIHLEIGEPDFDTPAHIKAAAVRALEEGWTHYTPAAGIPALREAIADYIRRTRGIPVGPEHVVVVPGGKPIMFFAILALVEEGDEVIYPNPGFPIYESMIRFVGARPVPLRLRMENEFRVDVEELARLITPRTRMLILNSPANPTGGVLTREDLEAIAELCLKHDLVVLSDEIYSRILYEGEHISIASFPGMLERTIILDGFSKTYAMTGWRLGYGVMPEPLAEAVTRLMINSNSCTAAFTQIAGIAALTGPQDDVDRMVAAFRERREVMVEGLNRLPGFRCLKPKGAFYAFPNIEGTGMSSRELAHYLLEEAGVAVLSGTAFGEYGEGFLRLSFANSIENIQKALERIEKALQRLPIRAAAS, from the coding sequence ATGCGGCTGGCGGAGCGGATGTCCCGCTTGGGCACGGAGACGGCCTTTGAGGTGCTGGCGCGGGCCAAGGCCCTGGAGGCCCAGGGGCGGGAGATCATTCATCTGGAGATCGGGGAGCCGGACTTCGACACCCCGGCCCACATCAAGGCCGCTGCCGTCCGCGCCCTGGAGGAGGGATGGACTCACTACACCCCCGCCGCCGGGATCCCCGCCCTGCGGGAGGCCATCGCCGACTACATCCGCCGCACCCGGGGGATCCCGGTCGGGCCCGAGCACGTGGTGGTGGTGCCCGGCGGCAAGCCCATCATGTTCTTCGCCATCCTGGCCCTGGTGGAGGAGGGGGACGAGGTCATCTACCCCAACCCCGGCTTCCCCATCTATGAGTCCATGATCCGCTTTGTGGGCGCTCGCCCCGTCCCCCTGCGCCTGCGCATGGAGAACGAGTTCCGGGTGGATGTGGAGGAGCTGGCCCGCCTCATCACCCCCCGCACCCGCATGCTCATCCTCAACTCCCCCGCCAACCCCACCGGCGGGGTGCTGACCCGGGAGGACCTGGAAGCCATCGCCGAGCTGTGCCTGAAACACGATCTGGTGGTGCTCTCCGATGAGATCTACAGCCGCATCCTCTATGAAGGGGAGCACATCAGCATCGCCAGCTTCCCCGGGATGCTGGAGCGCACCATCATCCTGGACGGCTTCAGCAAGACCTACGCCATGACCGGCTGGCGGCTGGGTTACGGGGTGATGCCCGAACCCCTGGCCGAGGCCGTCACCCGACTGATGATCAACTCCAACTCCTGCACCGCCGCCTTCACCCAGATCGCTGGGATCGCGGCGCTGACCGGCCCCCAGGACGACGTCGATCGCATGGTGGCCGCCTTCCGGGAGCGCCGTGAGGTGATGGTGGAGGGGCTCAACCGCCTCCCCGGCTTCCGCTGCTTGAAGCCCAAAGGCGCCTTCTACGCTTTCCCCAACATCGAAGGGACCGGGATGTCCTCCCGGGAGCTGGCCCACTATCTCCTGGAGGAAGCCGGGGTGGCCGTGCTCTCCGGCACGGCCTTCGGGGAATACGGCGAGGGCTTCCTGCGTCTCTCCTTCGCCAACTCCATCGAGAACATCCAGAAGGCCCTGGAGCGCATCGAAAAAGCCCTCCAGCGCCTCCCCATCCGCGCGGCGGCCTCATAA
- a CDS encoding CapA family protein produces MGRILLLVFLAGCGAWGESAAPPDPTPMGAPSPVPSPTPTPARWPIRLHPALPEEVRSEITQRLARDPRWGVGDSGVEIGPVSPDAPGRLGVWIYALAAPFPTVTDGVSFAALRARWQGQASLPGPLFVAPETMRLFAAWWGPPDPQVVIPVPEAELVDRLWATRPAWALVPFHRLEPRLKVIAVDGLSPMERGLDPRRYPLAVGFGVEAVPPGFPVVELRRAVGELTNRDEGRMTILAMTGVTALVRGTAVQMERYGVLFPARDIAPWLQGADLTHISNEVSFWEACPPPRPRSGVVFCSDPRYVELLTYIGTDIVELTGNHLADYGKEPLRKTLALYRRLGMRYYGGGENLEEALRPLQIEHNGNRLAFVGCNPVGPDYDWATPTEPGAAPCVPELHEAVRRLRAEGWLPIVTLQYWEFYDYAPTPQQVQDFRFWRDLGAVIVSGSQGHHAQTFEVGPGWFIHYGLGNLFFDQVDPIGVRQTFIDWHVFYEGRYLGVVLRTAFLEDLARPRPMTPEERRALLEQLFALMPE; encoded by the coding sequence TTGGGGCGGATCCTGCTGCTGGTCTTCCTGGCCGGGTGCGGGGCCTGGGGGGAATCCGCTGCGCCGCCGGATCCTACCCCTATGGGGGCGCCTTCCCCGGTCCCCTCGCCGACCCCGACGCCGGCCCGCTGGCCGATCCGTCTGCATCCGGCCCTTCCGGAGGAGGTGCGGTCGGAGATCACGCAACGCCTCGCCCGGGATCCCCGCTGGGGGGTCGGCGATTCCGGGGTGGAGATCGGTCCCGTCTCCCCGGACGCCCCCGGGCGTCTGGGGGTGTGGATCTACGCGCTGGCCGCGCCGTTCCCCACCGTGACCGACGGGGTTTCCTTCGCCGCGTTGCGGGCGCGCTGGCAGGGTCAGGCCAGCCTCCCTGGGCCTCTCTTCGTCGCCCCGGAGACCATGCGGCTGTTTGCGGCGTGGTGGGGGCCTCCGGATCCCCAGGTCGTGATCCCGGTTCCGGAGGCGGAGCTGGTGGATCGCCTGTGGGCGACGCGCCCGGCCTGGGCCCTGGTCCCCTTCCACCGCCTGGAGCCCCGGCTGAAGGTGATCGCGGTGGACGGCCTCTCCCCGATGGAGCGCGGCCTGGATCCCCGGCGGTATCCGCTGGCCGTGGGGTTCGGTGTGGAGGCGGTTCCCCCAGGGTTCCCGGTGGTGGAACTCCGGCGGGCGGTGGGCGAGCTCACGAACCGGGATGAGGGTCGGATGACGATCCTGGCGATGACAGGGGTCACCGCCCTGGTGCGGGGCACGGCGGTTCAGATGGAGCGTTACGGGGTCCTGTTCCCCGCGCGGGACATCGCTCCATGGCTGCAGGGGGCCGATCTCACCCACATCAGCAACGAGGTCTCGTTCTGGGAAGCGTGTCCGCCTCCGCGGCCACGGAGCGGGGTGGTGTTCTGCAGCGATCCCCGTTACGTGGAGCTGTTGACCTACATCGGCACGGACATCGTGGAGCTCACCGGGAACCACCTGGCGGACTACGGGAAGGAGCCGTTGCGGAAGACGCTGGCCCTCTACCGGCGTCTGGGGATGCGCTATTACGGGGGTGGGGAGAACCTGGAGGAGGCCCTGCGGCCGCTGCAGATCGAGCACAACGGGAACCGCCTGGCCTTCGTGGGTTGCAACCCGGTGGGCCCGGATTACGACTGGGCCACCCCGACGGAGCCGGGGGCGGCCCCGTGCGTGCCGGAACTCCATGAGGCCGTCCGTCGCCTGCGGGCGGAGGGATGGCTCCCCATCGTCACCCTCCAATACTGGGAGTTCTACGACTACGCCCCGACCCCTCAGCAGGTCCAGGACTTCCGGTTCTGGCGGGATCTGGGGGCGGTGATCGTCAGCGGCAGCCAGGGCCACCACGCGCAGACCTTTGAGGTGGGGCCGGGGTGGTTCATCCACTACGGGTTGGGGAACCTGTTCTTCGACCAGGTAGATCCCATCGGGGTCCGCCAGACCTTCATCGACTGGCATGTGTTCTATGAGGGGCGATATCTGGGGGTGGTGTTGCGGACGGCCTTCCTGGAGGATCTCGCCCGTCCACGCCCGATGACCCCGGAGGAGCGTCGGGCGCTGCTGGAGCAGCTGTTCGCGCTGATGCCGGAGTAA
- a CDS encoding M67 family metallopeptidase — protein sequence MGHLDPETEPLLLTPADAGRILAHVQAEWPLEACGLLGGMGRRVLRVYPVRNELASPVRYRVHPEDLIRVVQELESRGWELVGIYHSHPHGPPVPSPTDVAEAYYPESVYLIAAPVQGEWRLRAFRIVNGQVREVPIRLVEDVSP from the coding sequence ATGGGCCATCTGGATCCGGAAACGGAACCCCTCCTTCTGACCCCGGCGGATGCGGGCCGCATCCTCGCCCACGTCCAGGCGGAGTGGCCCCTGGAGGCCTGCGGGCTGCTCGGAGGCATGGGCCGCCGGGTGCTGCGGGTGTATCCGGTCCGCAACGAGCTGGCCAGCCCGGTCCGCTACCGCGTCCACCCCGAGGATCTCATCCGGGTGGTGCAGGAGCTGGAGTCCCGGGGCTGGGAGCTGGTGGGGATCTATCATTCCCATCCCCACGGCCCCCCAGTCCCTTCTCCGACCGACGTGGCCGAGGCCTATTACCCGGAGTCCGTCTACCTGATCGCCGCCCCGGTCCAGGGGGAATGGCGTCTGCGGGCCTTCCGGATCGTGAACGGCCAGGTGCGGGAGGTCCCCATCCGGCTGGTGGAGGATGTCTCGCCGTGA